Genomic DNA from Gossypium hirsutum isolate 1008001.06 chromosome A01, Gossypium_hirsutum_v2.1, whole genome shotgun sequence:
gttctgttcatttgttctgcaacaccattttgttgtggagtatgacgaactatcaagtgtctcatgatcccttctgacttgcaaaatctattaaactcatcagaacagaattctaagccattgtttgtgcggaggtattttatctgttttctcgtctgtttttcaatcataattttccaagaaataaatgcggaaaacacatcgcttttctactttaggaagaacgcccaaacttttccaaaaaaaatcatcaataaaggttagcatataattagctccacctctcgaaggcactctggatggcccctacagatcagaatgaatatactccaatgttcccttcgtgttatggattcctttagtgaatcgaactctcttttgcttcccaaaaagaCAGTACTCATAGAAATTcaatttgcaaattccttgcccatcaagaagtcctcttttgctcaactCTGTCATggcattctcactcatatgccttaggcgcatatgccaaagtttagtaatatcatcatctaacaaggaagaggaagcgacagctgcatcaccagtaacagtagaaccctgcaaaacatataacttgacaaTCTTTCTCTGCcttttcatcacaacaagggaccctttggaaatccttaaaaccccactttcagctgtgtatctgtacccttttgaatcaagagtactcaacgaaattaaatttcttttcaattctagaacatgccgtacgtcactaagtgttctgagaactccatcaaacatcttaactttaattgttccaacacctgcgattttacacgaagcattatttcccatcaaaacaacaccttcaaacactgttcgtaagttgtaaaccaatcccgattgggactcatgtggaaggtgcagcctgaatcaagtatccactcctcgcttactttaaAATCATTgatagaagcgactagaagttcaccatcactgtagtcttctacaacatcaacttcaccggaattttctagttgttttcccttttgattcgcagcctcccttttaatcttattttgtagcttgtagcactcagatttaatatgccatttcttcttgcaaaagttacaagttttacctctgtttgaagacttcgatctacccttagatttaccacaaggattccgttcctgtgtcctactacgatcatcatcagcattcagatcttgtctcccacgaacaatgagaccctctccctgagagtcaggtttaaccacaagatgcttcatcttatcatacgagattaaagaatcataaacctcatcaactgtgagagactcgcggctatgtaaaatcgtgtctctaaaggttgaataaaatggaggcaacgaacaaagtagaagcaaccctagatcttccttatcatactgttaagtgttcgtgtacagacgcaccttcctctaaacaatgagcataaagacgctgcttcatatgcaacttgcttgttagagttttcgacatacatatttgttgtagcctcttccataatgcagcggcagtcttctctttcatcacatcctgcaaaatttcgttggacaaatgcagatgtaattgtgttaacaccTTTCAATCCTTacacttcttctcttcatctgttaatgtcgaaggcatcttatctatccctagcagggcatcctctagatccatctgcgcaagaactgcttgcatcttaatctgccacaatgcaaatctggtgttccgatccaacagcgaaatttcatacttcaaagacgccattactgtgattgagatgaacaacccggaagctcggataccaatttgtgaaaaataaaataaaacaaagaacacacaaattttaagtggaaaccctttcgggaaaaaaaccacaggcagaggataagaaaattcactatgttgaaaaattttgaatcaatacaagaggaatatactatgtctatttataggcttgtaaagcgatattctagtaggattgaaacaccttatcctaatcaatataaaatagatggagtttaataaggtttaaaaaaccttattctaaaataaaataaaagaagtctagttctatatagattttacttttattttatttttcatcgtattttatttaaataagaattcgggtcacttaattctaacaactataatagttgtttttttatatatatataatattaagaatgaaataaaataaaagggtttgaATTTGTGTCAAAGAGATATCTATCTTTAATGGCCAGGTAACATAATTCTTTAGATATATAAATCACCaatttcaaaggaaataaataataagccaaaaaaatggtaaaaaatgaAACTAGCTTTGCTGGATGCAGGtgcaataaataataattatttgtataaaaaataaaaaataattattatggtTATTTTGGAATTATAGATATTTAGTAACCTACCTGGCTCtcctattttccttttttttgcttTCTCGAAATGGTATCTCCAATTCAGGTCATGATCCTTGTGGTCTTTCTtgcattcatacatatataatgtACATTCAATTAGTTTTATAAAATTGCAAAACTATATGTACTATTGGTAATTTAACACTAATATAAATTTACTTTATCACCGAAGTTTtgcatttatttgatatttttttcatatcaatttaaaatatatataatgtctAAATCTTTTTATATcaaataagaaattaaatattttcatttatatgTACTTAACgggtataatatatttaaattaatataaaattaaattaattgtataatCCTTCTCTCTGTCTCCATATATATATTAAGAGAGTATTAGTTGTGGTTGAATAATCTGATATGTGAGTGGAGAAAAACAGAAGAAAGTGCTGGTTTTCTTTGAAAGATCATAATTGAGAAGAGTTCAGTTGGAAGAAAGCAGATATGGGGAAAGGAAGAGCTCCGTGTTGCGATAAAGACAAAGTGAAGAGAGGTCCATGGAGTCCCCAAGAGGACTTGAGGCTTATCACTTTTATTCAGAAACATGGCCATGAAAACTGGAGAGCTCTCCCTAAACAAGCCGGTTtgtctcttctctctctctctctctctgtgaaaaaatcaacatttttttCTGGTTCTCTTCTGCTTGTTGAATTAACCAATGGAATTCATATTTGTTTCAATACTGCCAACAAAGTTTTAAACTCCTAACTCAGTTTTCTTCAATGGTCATCACCTATTGCTCTGTTCTGCTTTCTCTTCATTGATCCCATTCTCACTTTTGTTGGTCTTTTAACCAAGTTTACAAACCACCCTTTTGttcaattctctcaattttcCATATGAACAAAGAAGGTTGCAGATTAATCTGCAAAGCTTTTGCTGTTTTGTCTGAAAAAGTTGTGGGCACTCTTGCTGGTTACTGTTTTTCCAGGAAATGATTAGTTGGCAAATCTGCAATGAAGTAATTGTTCAAATCCAAATTTCTTATCAATTGTCAACCTTAGAATTTAAAAAGATTCTGATACAGTGAAATGTTTCTTTGTAAAAAAAAGCTCAGAATCACCCCATTTAAcaatatgagcatacatgtaatGTATGCATGCATGCCATTATGTGAACCGCTTAAATTAATTCATCAATATTAGTTGAAAGAAATGTTTGGATTTGTTTTGGTAAGAGCTATGAAGTTtgattttgacataatttttatatatttttctaaatttccttttgttgttggtGTTTGGCCAATTTTGTTGAAATGACACTGTCAATGCGGGAATAtacttttcctttgttttttaatGTTCCACCTAAAATATTGTGGCAGCTTAACAAATAACAATTAAGTGTCAAAATCAGATTTTTACAAGGCCTCTACTTGCTAATTCTTTCTTCCATTTTGTTTTACATTCAAAAGTTGAAGAATTACTGAACCAAGAACTTAGCCGAATTGGTTCATGAAGTCCCCCTTAAAAGGCCATTCAAAATTCGATCCCCAATTGCAGATCAGATAAAACAATGAACtgatttcttattattttaatgcaaACTTGTGACATCTTAacacactatgaatttcttgttttgCTTTCCCTTTCTGATATGTGCATCCCAACACACACAAAGTTATGTATCTTACTTATATAATCTTTCAATAGGTGAAAATCTGGGGGCAAAAACATTGAACTGTCATCATTGTTTCTGTCACTATCTCGACAGATAAACAGGACATTTGAacaagtttaacatataattttcaAGAGTTCACAGTCTTTGTTTGGTTTATGCTGTAGGGCTACTGAGATGTGGAAAGAGTTGCCGTTTAAGATGGATTAATTACCTGAGACCAGATGTCAAAAGAGGGAACTTCAgcaaagaggaagaagaaactaTAATAAGATTACATGAGACTTTGGGAAATAAGTGAGTTTCAAATTAGAAAATAGGCTTTTATCTGACGTAAGTTTTGGGTATCTTAATTGCTTATGTTACAGTTATATTAATTTCCCAGGTGGTCCAAAATTGCATCACATTTAGCGGGAAGAACCGACAATGAGATAAAGAATGTGTGGAACACTCATTTGAAAAAGAGATTGGCTCCAAAGAATGGGAAGATTCCTCAAAATGATCAATCCAAAGAAACTTGTATGGTCTCATCATCATGCTCTTCCATTACATTTGTGTCATCACCATGTGGCAAAAGAAACTTAGAGGTTGAACTTGAGCAACAATGGCATGAAGGGTCTCCAAGCAAAAAGCCCAGAGAGGGATTTCCTGTATCAGACAAAGCAGAAGACTTCAAAACTGAGGTACCAAGCCATAACAGCGGACCATTTGAGGAACCAAAAGAGTTTCCAAGTTCATCAATCTCTTCCAGCAACTCCAACATCACCAATTCCAGTCAGGTTAATGTTCCAAACCCGGAAAATCATGGAGATTCACTGTTAAACTTCATTGGAGTTTATGATTGGGAGAACAACACATCAGAGGAAGTGAACAAACCAGAGATCCTAAATAATGCATTTGATATCCCATTGGAGTCTGATTCagacttttgggacatgttggatAGCTTAGGATCATTCCAGCCTGATGAGATCCAATCAAATGAAGTTGAAGGCAACCAGAGCCCAGATTTTGGAGAAGAATAcagtaaagaaaatgaaaataacaaGTGGTTGCAGTACTTGGAAATTGAACTTGGTCTGGAAGTAACCAAAAATGAAAATCATAACAATTTGTCAAACACCGCTGCTGAGCCACTGGTTCCTGAGATGTATGACATGCTACTGAAGCCATAAGCTGATATGGGCATAAGTCATTATCACATTCTGAATCAAATTCAAAACTGCAGTTTGACTATACTTTTGTCATAAATTTAGTAGGCTTTCCTAACTTGATCCATTAAATTAGGTCTTTTAGATGTATGATagattaaactttaaaaatatatattcatctCATCTTTTATCATTCCATTGTTGATTAAGTCATACCCTAccaaaattttctcaatttccaAGCAAATGGCCATTGATGGGTAGGTGATGTTATCCACTGCCTCTGCCATTCATGCAAGTTGTTATCAATTTTGCGTCTCTcacttttatacaattttaatGTAATTCAAATATTTGATTATATACTTTACTTTTCCCATCCTTAATTTTGCTAGGTAGagggaaaataaaattgaaaggatgAAATATTGAAAGGTTgaaaattagaaatatttttttcttatccaCTGTTTAGTAAGGTTGaaaaatgaaagggaaaaaaactaaaacatttaaaaaaatatttaatttttaattaacacACGCATGCctttcattttctctcttttcatcAATGCAATTTGAAAGGATTGAgttttatgtatttaaaatttttttcccttttatttttcttctcaaccaaacatacacaagattaattttttttccacttTTTCACTTTCTCTTCTCGTAGTTCCACTTTTTCACCCGATCAAGCACACTCTAAAAATATCTCATACTCTTCTCAACTATAATTACATTTTCCCTTTGCTCGtaacaaattttaaattcaatcaagtgtttttaaataaacatttgATAAAAGTTATTTGAGCTTTAGAAGAAAATGCtagatttgaaataaaatgattgaaataagatagatttaatatattaaatgtctacccaatataaaagaaaatttaaaaatatgatatcatATTTGAAGTTTTTAGAATTGTGAGGTTTCAGTAACATTTTatgtagtttttttaatttattctgataaattaatttaatttgaattaattatagaaaataattacttaatttaaACTCGTAACGATTGTtggtattgaaattattataattataaaaaacatatatgacatcacataaaaataaataaataaataaaacacaatttagATATGGAATATCTTAAAATATATCTAATAAGAATTGTTAATGTTAAATTATGGCacactaaaaaatatatttacaaaaaattgttattaataataaatgaagttttgattaaataataaaatataaatttgaaacatTAAAAAGGCATGAGTtcaaatattcttattttatatattatttatatatataatataatatgaaaacaATATCCTCAAAATAActcaatttattttgtaaaatagaaTCTTTTCATCccgactaaattaaaatttagttaatttgtgATATCAATGTAGTCTGgagttttataataaatataatttcaaattttaaataaaatataaaatacttttttggggtaaataaatataaaataatttaaatacaattataatagaataaaataaatgaataaataaacgaAGTACTACGTTCAAAATAAGGAATACAGCTTAATAGAGAAAATTGGTAAATGAAGATATATGGCAGGATTTAGCTTAACTGTAAAACAAAGTAACAAGTATGTATTGAGAAATATGTTAAATATATGTACATgagggaaaaaaaaaagtcaaactaTCCGGAAGCATAACGTCGTCTAAAGAAAATTCCAGTTTGCCTTTGCCTTGAAGGAGAAATTTGGTGTTTAGGTGCAAATTGCCTCTTTACCtataaaactttgaaaaataaatcaaaatatcaagtTTATTAAGGTTATGCTGAATTATACACCACAAAGATTAATTTCTGGCTTTCACATTTGTAAATTGGCCAACACTTTGAAATATCATTGTATTTGGTATGAACCATGAAATGGCTAATATTTAATTCTACTACCTTATCTTTCAAAAATAAATCTGCTACCTAAAATTGCACGGATCGatacttaataaaatataattttatggtTGAAAGTCGAATAACAACGTTGATTTTGGTTTGGTATTTATAAGTTACAATTGGTTCAAGTGAAGGTAAAATAGAGATTGGGAAGAAAAATTTTTATGTATACTACTCaaaaaaactttatatttatAGAGTTTTATTTAAAAAGTTAGTTCATGTAACACTTTAAACCTGGTCTAAAAGTTATGACCGAATTTGAAGAAGTTACATTGACTCATTTGGAAGCCGAGTTCAGTAGGTATTTGGGAAAAATACGAATATAGAAAATAGTCATTACACACTATTTGTTTGCTTTCAGTAAACActtaaaaaattacttaatttgCAACGGGAAACCTTTTTTTAGgagttttagttttgaaaaccGAAATCTATTTTTTCGACTTAAGTGATCTTGTCGATTCACTTTTAAAAATATCTATTTCCAAAAACTTTAATAAAACCCAAAAGAAGTTCAGAAACAAATTACAAACCCAAGTCCAAAACAAATAATTACGAAAAATCACCATATTTACACTAAATGCGAAAACAATCCGAGCTCCCACACGTCGTCCAACCTAAGTCAAAGGGTTACTTGAAcaatcaaaaacaaaacaaagggaTGGCTATAAAGCTCAATGTATAACTAATTTCATATAGAAATCATACAAAACacattatattaattaaagtaaTGTAGAGAATTTCATTacgattatataaaaaaatggtgAATGCATGACTATACCAATGCggcattttttagaaaattataatgTAGATTTTTTAGAAAACATCCTACCCGACTCCGCTACACACTAAAATAGAGTTCCCCGGagctcatccaaccaaatcacaccaaTAGATAATTGTGGATAGTGCCACTAGAATTTGTagttaaactgccagatcagatatatATGGTCAAGCCACTATGTTGTAGCCAAGCTGCCAAAACAaaattgtggataaaccaccagataaTGTAAATCATTAAACTGTCAGAACTTCCTCCTTTCACATTATCCCAAACCTCATGCAATGTATCATGGCATTCATATACAGAATCAAAGTGATGAGCATGTAGGACATGTTGTCGTACAATAACAGAAACAGAAGGCATGGTAAACCATGCTTTGCAAAATAGATTTCTCAAATCTCAATGACTCATATCAGATTTTCCATGAAATCGCGTGCATGGTTATATATCAGAATCAACATAAAACAAATCAACATATTCAGATATCACATGTTCTCATTCAACAAAGTACATAGATCAAAATTAATAGAACACAGATCATACTTGGATAAATCACATACCTTAAACACATCCCAAATAAAAGCACATCATACTCTAACAAATCATGCTTACTTAATCAATCATATGTATAGATAACGGATTATACACTAACAGATCaccaaatatcaaattttataccCTAATTCAGACCATATGGACCCTAAAAAAAATTCAGATGTTTGGCCCACATGCCCGCGTAGATTCACACAGCTTACATGGCTAGCCCGTGTAGcctacatggcctaacacacacctgtgtggcttaTCTCAGTGTCTCACACAGCTTGTCACACTgccgatgtaacacccctaacccgtgtccatcgctagaatagggttacggagcattactggaacattcaatcacattttaCAGATAAATCATGTGAGTTactattcaaatttcaaaatcattcgAAACGTcacttaaatggaccctcgaggcccaatacgagcattagaatcgagtcaggacttaatcaaaacctttaagaatttttcgtaaaattataaaaattttccaaggtgcagggctcacacgcccgtgtggtccaagggacacgcttgtgtgaccCTAAAACACGCCTGTGCTGGAGGccatgttcgaccccgtgtaactctctcacTTGTGCACACAgtcatgccacacgcccgtgtgctaggccgtgtggttaattaattcaattcgaaattaagtgcaggtttcacacggccaagacacatgcccgtgttttaGGCTGTGTAGCACACACGACTGAGAGATACGCCCTTGTTTCttcccgtgtgctcaattttgagcattctgtttctcaaaactaaggtgcaggggacatacggcctaaCTACACCCCCATGTactcagccgtgtgtcacacatggtctagacacacgctcgtgtgtctacccgtgtggacaaaataaagttatTTCCTGCTTCATTTGTCACTCAAATTCACCATTTTCCTgcaccaaatcataccaaatgcAATCCAACCATTCCAAGTattcaaatcaagcaatttccatcattcaacatggcataccaTTCCATGCATACATTTGTCTAATCTTACCTTAATTAAGTCCTCAagttagacataatttgatcaattaCTTAACATATATGTGGCTACCATAGTTTGACATTACAAGTAAATCAAAACAAAGCATTACTAGtaattccaatggctagattacaagcatcatttacatttacatgccaatacgGCCaacatatcctatacatgccattacaaccataattgatttaccatattgtaccgacatgggctaatggatagtgtgagtgatctccgccaagctttcaatccaacgagcttctgatttactataaaacatggaaataaaactaagcataaaatgcttagtaggtgtaacacccctaacccatatccgaaaatagaatagggttacgaggtattaccaaataACACATCCTATTCACTCAAATTTATACATTCATTATCAAAAACCATTCAcaaacattcacattgtcccttataaggttctatgagaccttaaaacatgcttaagagtggtttgggactaaaatGATCACATATAAACATTTCCGAacacttagaaaaaattttacaTTCAAAGGTCACACTCCCGTGTAAtctggccgtgtgcctcacacgattatcagacatgcccgtgtgtctaatcCGTGCTTGAGGCTGACTTAAATTCATAGGGTTACCCCAGAGGACACACAGCCGTGAAACATAGCCGTGTGTTGCACACAgccgagacacacgcccatgtctcttcctgtgtggacaaaaataggccatttgaaaagccaattttgccACCCTACGATCATGCATATCAATCAACCtatttggtaccatttcaagTCATTAATAAGCAACCAAAACTCACCAAAACATACACATAACATACTATAtatcatcaaccattttaactaatcaatttcacattcaaaatataccaaatcattatgccaaaatcatcacaacttgtaTATATTCCCTATTCACTAATTCATCACaatatcatctatttcatatcacaaaactcatcatatcatcatttcaaaccaaaccaattcataaagcattatatacatcacatataacacttaccaaacacaAAATTCAAGCCAATTTAGATGGTTATACataccacatttacaagccaaatttcatggctaatatcaagactcaaaacataccaaaataacactagcctatacttGCGATCTACCAAATATATAAAGCTTCAAAAGTAACAACGAGTTGattcgatagtgtgataatagttcccgatgatccccgatGTCCGAGCTAGCCTCGAcactctataaaacaaagacaaatatcaCACAGTAagtttcatagcttagtaagttcataccaaatatattcaacaattcatataatacAAAACATCAGTTAATAAAAACTTAGTAGTTCTTATATCTGCATTCAATTCTAATCCACCAccatttaatatgtatatataaattcatcaagctttatatacatagtatcaactaccacataggtatcgtacatacctaaactttcccgtatttatttatGTCATTCTCACCTatttgttcaatacattaattcGTTCGGAAGTCTTTCAATGCTCtaagaattcgcacacttagtacaTCAATGATTAGTTGAAGCTATAACGatttcgtacacttagtgccattacATTAAATTGAAGCTATCTCgatatcgtacacttagtgcctcatatagccgaaacTATTCtaatttgcacactaagtgctatttatagccgaagctattttgaaacgcacactaagtgccaaacatagtcgatttatTGTCGTACGCAATCGtagtcacatatatacaatttatgtattattaaagcattaaaacacaattgtaacaacatttatcatgtacgaacttacctcatactcgaAATGGACGAATCGGATCAATTACTCTATAACCTTCGATTTTTCTCAATCTAAATCtgagttctttctttcttgatctatatgtattcaaaattaacccatttaatcaccaattcattcaatttcatccaaaaatatacatttgggcattttttcaCTTCAGTTCCTAAACTTTcacatctattcaatttagtctctatttcacaaatacacaaatttcatcaaattcaatttaacccatgcttgaacaaattaccatagtgcccctaacagcccatatttttcattttttcacacaTTTTCCCACATGtctacattttcacaaattaacccttaattgacatttttgtccaaatttactttacaaaacatgtatatcaaacaccaagcttgaataattcatcatcaaacatcataaaactcatgaattcattaatgaaatttcacaaaatcatcaacaatttcataaattagggtacaggctagctagcactcaaagcaacaatcacaaaaacgtaaaaatatcaaaaatcgagctcaatacataccttaatcaagccaaTTAGGTGGAGAATGCTTCAAATATTTAAACCCTATTCTTTTTCCTCTTATTTGGGTTGATGGATGAAGAAAAACGataaatttaatttgtttgttttatttaatatacattaacacatcaattactattttacccctggcTTAATAACTTATAATTCACCCATTttaaggtcatttatgaccaatcccactatccatggtccaattacataataaggacctcacatttcaCAAAGCATAGCATTTAAACACTTTTAACTACTAGcacacaacttttgcattttacgtgaatAGGTCCTTTTTccaaatcgagcacacaaacggaAAAATTActacacgaaactttcacacatatcaattcacatactataagcaaggaaaataatattaaaatgattttatgacctcagatttgtggttccgaaacc
This window encodes:
- the LOC107917117 gene encoding transcription factor MYB63 gives rise to the protein MGKGRAPCCDKDKVKRGPWSPQEDLRLITFIQKHGHENWRALPKQAGLLRCGKSCRLRWINYLRPDVKRGNFSKEEEETIIRLHETLGNKWSKIASHLAGRTDNEIKNVWNTHLKKRLAPKNGKIPQNDQSKETCMVSSSCSSITFVSSPCGKRNLEVELEQQWHEGSPSKKPREGFPVSDKAEDFKTEVPSHNSGPFEEPKEFPSSSISSSNSNITNSSQVNVPNPENHGDSLLNFIGVYDWENNTSEEVNKPEILNNAFDIPLESDSDFWDMLDSLGSFQPDEIQSNEVEGNQSPDFGEEYSKENENNKWLQYLEIELGLEVTKNENHNNLSNTAAEPLVPEMYDMLLKP